A stretch of Gemmatimonadaceae bacterium DNA encodes these proteins:
- a CDS encoding caspase family protein, translating into MQQRSLVLAVFRALLLTTVAAVGRAQGGRLPPKRALIIAIGDYPVEQGYAKIHVSRDVELMRATLVAQGFDSSSVRVIENAAATREGILGALDQLIASAAVSAAVVVHYSGHGHRISDDNGDELDGYDEVLVPYGAPASVRAAGYRGERHIRDEEFGARLDLLRKKIGRTGSLTVLIDACFSGSGTRGAPEDAAVRGVSQPIIVAGARAVSSVGLDEGSGLIDRSPLARGDDGGALAASGMAPMVVISASRHDQVAREAYDEQRTPVGSLSLAISRLLPRLEPGATYRDLFDRVGIAMAGMNLGDQSPQLEGVVDAQVFSGPDRRAAVFLRVVATASDSAVEVSGGGLFGLLPGTHVTFHKRGTSDPTASTPLTSGIVSTSSENRAVVVLQAKTEPAVLRDSWVFVTAYAYGDLRVRVAVDEALNTTMASRIREALRPISIVEMVRVKPDLRIAATPTGRGGAQVALFDALGTIRLTAPLTTSSPAFSDQLRLAVHGVARADYLRRLTLSSPRLRVRMDLVRTQPRLTWSGTSASCSGAAPAPLPSVPTTEGVRLSPGDEYTLRLINDGPEPAYIVVLDLQPDGRVSQIFPLPQSSGSDNMLLAGKSFLIPDICYYAEEPYGPELLKLFATRERIDFSPVLSGATSATRSAASPLEQLFSDVYAGTRGAAVAPVGEATTYGVTISVVPRRPARRPGG; encoded by the coding sequence ATGCAGCAACGCTCGCTCGTCCTCGCGGTATTCAGGGCCCTGCTGCTCACCACGGTGGCCGCGGTCGGTCGTGCCCAGGGAGGCAGACTTCCGCCTAAGCGCGCTCTCATCATCGCCATCGGGGATTACCCAGTCGAGCAAGGTTATGCAAAGATCCACGTGTCGCGTGACGTGGAGTTGATGCGCGCGACGCTCGTCGCACAGGGCTTCGATTCGTCGTCGGTGCGAGTCATCGAGAATGCCGCTGCCACGCGGGAAGGTATCCTCGGCGCACTCGATCAACTGATCGCCAGCGCCGCGGTGAGTGCCGCCGTGGTCGTTCATTATTCGGGGCATGGTCATCGTATTAGTGATGACAATGGCGATGAACTCGATGGCTATGACGAGGTCCTGGTTCCGTATGGTGCGCCCGCCTCGGTTCGGGCCGCCGGGTATCGTGGAGAACGTCACATCCGCGACGAGGAATTCGGCGCGCGACTCGATCTGCTTCGTAAGAAGATTGGACGGACCGGTTCTCTGACTGTACTCATCGACGCTTGCTTTTCGGGATCCGGCACGCGCGGCGCACCTGAGGACGCTGCCGTTCGGGGCGTCTCACAGCCGATCATTGTGGCCGGAGCGCGGGCGGTGTCTTCGGTTGGCCTCGACGAGGGAAGCGGACTGATCGACCGCTCGCCGCTGGCTCGCGGGGACGATGGGGGCGCGCTGGCCGCTAGCGGAATGGCGCCCATGGTTGTGATCTCGGCATCGCGCCACGACCAAGTCGCGCGCGAAGCGTACGACGAACAGCGGACTCCTGTCGGTTCCCTCTCGCTCGCTATTAGTCGCTTGCTACCGCGTCTGGAACCGGGCGCAACGTACCGCGACCTGTTCGATCGTGTCGGGATCGCGATGGCCGGGATGAATCTCGGCGATCAGAGTCCACAGCTTGAGGGCGTCGTCGATGCGCAGGTGTTCAGCGGTCCGGATCGTCGCGCAGCAGTCTTTCTGCGCGTGGTGGCGACCGCATCGGATTCCGCCGTTGAAGTTTCCGGAGGGGGCCTGTTTGGATTGCTGCCGGGGACTCACGTCACGTTCCACAAGCGCGGTACCTCCGATCCCACCGCGAGTACGCCACTCACGTCCGGGATAGTGAGCACGTCTTCCGAGAACCGCGCAGTAGTCGTGCTGCAGGCGAAAACGGAACCCGCCGTGCTCCGAGATAGCTGGGTGTTCGTCACAGCCTATGCCTACGGTGACTTGCGAGTCCGCGTCGCGGTCGATGAGGCACTGAACACCACGATGGCCTCCAGGATTCGAGAGGCACTGCGTCCGATCTCCATTGTCGAGATGGTGCGTGTCAAGCCCGACCTGCGAATCGCTGCGACGCCGACCGGTCGCGGCGGAGCGCAGGTCGCTCTCTTCGATGCGCTGGGAACCATTCGATTGACGGCTCCGCTCACCACTTCGTCTCCGGCATTCTCAGACCAGCTGCGCCTGGCTGTGCATGGCGTTGCGCGCGCGGATTACCTTCGCCGGCTCACACTGAGCAGTCCACGCCTGCGAGTGCGCATGGACCTCGTGCGCACCCAACCTCGACTCACCTGGTCGGGCACCAGCGCCAGCTGTTCGGGTGCTGCGCCTGCGCCATTGCCAAGTGTGCCGACGACCGAAGGCGTGCGATTGTCGCCCGGCGATGAATACACGTTGCGGTTGATCAACGACGGGCCGGAGCCCGCCTATATAGTGGTGCTTGATCTGCAGCCCGACGGCCGCGTCTCCCAGATATTTCCGCTTCCACAGTCGTCAGGCAGTGACAATATGCTTCTGGCGGGAAAGAGCTTTCTGATTCCGGATATCTGCTACTACGCGGAGGAACCGTACGGCCCGGAACTGCTCAAGCTGTTCGCGACCAGAGAACGCATTGACTTCTCGCCGGTGTTGTCCGGGGCAACGAGTGCCACGCGCAGCGCCGCCTCACCACTGGAGCAGCTGTTCAGCGATGTCTACGCAGGAACTCGCGGGGCTGCCGTCGCGCCGGTTGGTGAGGCAACAACCTACGGGGTGACCATCAGTGTTGTTCCGCGCCGGCCGGCGCGCCGCCCGGGAGGCTGA
- a CDS encoding caspase family protein codes for MARLLLVLTFTTAVGLPAQTVSRGPSHAPKRYAVLLGINEYPAGVPTLKGSPLNDVELMRDLLVKRLGFPVTNIITLMDRQVTRTNVIATIRQHLGQAGVNDVALLYYSGHGIQVNDSLKPRSDGATEPDSLDEALLLWDSDEARATYLLDDELGLLLDELPARRTIAIIDACHSGSATRASGDDEVFWSTLGKGAAPRLPERIDDARAAFLPRRVLLADTRNVIVAPETLLTTGASVPQRGHLLLSAALDGEVALGGPITMPDGTRRPLGLFTTALNLAIQASNQRTTMQEIIVAVRRAVSPVARRIQGAPQTPGATGAWTMETLHQVLEIPAPPRIRRPGGRRVRRV; via the coding sequence ATGGCAAGGCTGCTGCTGGTGCTGACCTTCACGACGGCGGTCGGCCTGCCCGCGCAGACCGTATCGAGGGGACCTTCGCACGCACCCAAGCGTTATGCAGTCCTGCTCGGGATCAATGAATACCCGGCTGGAGTGCCAACGCTCAAGGGGTCGCCACTCAACGACGTCGAGTTGATGCGTGATTTGCTCGTCAAGCGACTCGGGTTTCCGGTGACAAACATCATTACCCTGATGGATCGACAGGTCACGCGCACCAATGTGATCGCCACGATTCGTCAACACCTCGGTCAAGCGGGAGTGAATGATGTGGCGTTGCTGTACTACTCCGGTCACGGCATCCAAGTCAACGACTCATTGAAGCCCAGATCAGATGGCGCCACCGAGCCTGATAGTCTCGACGAAGCGCTCCTCTTGTGGGACAGCGACGAGGCACGCGCAACATACCTGTTGGACGATGAATTGGGTTTGCTGCTCGACGAGTTGCCTGCGCGAAGAACGATTGCGATCATCGACGCCTGTCACTCGGGATCAGCGACCCGGGCGAGCGGGGATGACGAGGTGTTCTGGTCCACGCTCGGCAAGGGTGCGGCCCCGCGGCTTCCCGAACGCATCGACGATGCGCGGGCCGCATTCCTGCCGAGGCGGGTGCTGCTGGCCGATACGCGCAACGTCATTGTCGCACCGGAAACTCTTCTGACCACGGGCGCCAGCGTTCCGCAACGCGGGCACTTGCTGCTCTCGGCGGCCCTCGACGGCGAGGTGGCGCTCGGCGGACCCATAACGATGCCGGATGGAACGCGTAGACCCCTCGGCCTGTTTACCACGGCCCTCAATCTGGCCATTCAGGCGTCCAATCAGCGAACGACGATGCAGGAGATCATTGTAGCCGTTCGGCGCGCAGTGTCACCTGTCGCGCGTCGGATACAAGGTGCGCCACAGACGCCCGGCGCGACCGGCGCGTGGACGATGGAGACACTTCACCAAGTGCTCGAAATTCCAGCGCCACCTCGTATTCGCCGCCCTGGTGGACGCCGAGTGCGTAGAGTATAG
- a CDS encoding TonB-dependent receptor encodes MQSRHGMRRWIVAGALGFSIAPAASARALSNAPRTGVGLVAIDEPVCASRVTVTDRSSQWAAPLDRIVSVRMPDAALRDALDRVAGLSKVELSYSNELLPPGRRVCLTLDRVPVGAVLETLLAGTTLRAIVVGSTQVVLAPSRPVASGLSIAPLIRRASVLDRVVVTGTPDGAPQRGSPFALEVIDGATLARQRATSLGEALDLAVPGVWTWSSTAGTLSARYGSIRGASSFGTSAPKVYLDGIEVANPLLVTQLDPARVERVEVIRGPQGAALYGADAISGVVNILTRHDGTASGNTSIQLSSVAGVAATDYAPRDAFVQEHAIALRGGGSRRTFGLGLNVGTVGAYLPGASERRVLADGDVRFVLSRAVLTGTGRLSLQKANASTGFVFGGAAPSFETTARANSVVARPPGPSDSVAVRRPAIDSTGVAGDSATGQDMTQYTLGGTATMMPSLRWTNTVIVGIDGYRMQGLSTAGLPMPSTFGSALVDGQGGADRGTLRLRAVGRYDLSPRTMLALTFAGEQAFTRELIDGEGLTQVARVNLGFGSSAQAFARGATPQALVTRWGNSGGLTAQANLAWRDQLYLVAGGRAERTVGFTDTPQNALLPMLGVAYVGDVNGVVVKLRSAYGTGIRPASSIARGATWMGRVVNASATSLQPESQTGIEAGIDALFSRALSLHVTRFDQRASGLIQPVAGTSTYATANGALVRRMSYTLENIGAITNRGWELQARSTVNRLMLAGSMTVVDSRVDQLARLYGGDLRVGDRMLDVPARTYSLSATWVASRWSASAMMTRAEDWIGYDRVGVGAALSDTSREQPLNGRQLRSFWLNYGGVTRLRGNISYRLVREWSVLLGGDNLLNVQRGAPDNATVTAGRTLTLGFRAGY; translated from the coding sequence ATGCAGTCACGACACGGGATGCGACGGTGGATTGTCGCGGGCGCGCTCGGATTCTCGATCGCGCCCGCCGCGTCAGCGCGAGCGCTCTCCAACGCGCCGCGAACCGGCGTCGGACTCGTCGCCATCGACGAACCCGTCTGTGCCTCGCGTGTCACCGTGACCGATCGCTCGTCACAGTGGGCGGCGCCGTTGGATCGGATTGTCAGCGTACGCATGCCGGATGCCGCACTGCGCGATGCGCTCGATCGCGTCGCTGGGCTGTCCAAGGTCGAGCTGTCGTACAGCAACGAATTGCTGCCGCCTGGCCGTCGCGTGTGCCTGACCCTCGACCGCGTGCCCGTAGGTGCCGTACTCGAGACGCTGCTGGCGGGCACCACGTTGCGGGCCATCGTGGTGGGCAGTACGCAGGTCGTGCTCGCGCCGTCGCGGCCGGTGGCATCAGGCCTCTCCATTGCGCCGCTCATTCGACGAGCCAGTGTGCTGGATCGTGTGGTGGTGACGGGAACCCCCGATGGCGCGCCGCAACGCGGGTCACCGTTTGCGCTTGAGGTCATCGACGGGGCCACGTTGGCGCGTCAGCGCGCGACGTCGCTGGGCGAGGCACTCGATCTGGCGGTGCCAGGCGTCTGGACCTGGAGCAGCACCGCCGGCACGTTGTCCGCCCGCTACGGCAGCATTCGCGGGGCCAGTTCGTTTGGCACCAGCGCGCCCAAGGTGTATCTGGACGGCATTGAAGTGGCGAATCCGCTGTTGGTCACGCAACTCGATCCGGCCCGTGTCGAGCGCGTGGAAGTCATTCGTGGTCCGCAGGGTGCGGCGCTGTACGGCGCCGATGCCATCAGCGGTGTCGTGAACATCCTCACGCGGCACGATGGCACGGCTTCCGGCAACACGTCCATCCAGCTGAGCAGTGTGGCGGGTGTTGCCGCCACCGACTACGCGCCGAGAGATGCATTCGTGCAGGAGCACGCCATCGCGCTGCGTGGCGGCGGCAGTCGTCGCACATTCGGTCTGGGCCTCAATGTCGGCACCGTTGGTGCGTATCTGCCAGGCGCGTCGGAACGTCGCGTACTGGCCGATGGCGATGTACGCTTTGTGCTATCGCGCGCGGTGCTCACGGGCACGGGGCGCCTGTCGCTGCAAAAAGCGAACGCCAGTACGGGATTCGTGTTCGGCGGCGCGGCACCGTCGTTCGAGACGACCGCGCGCGCCAACAGCGTCGTCGCTCGACCGCCGGGGCCGTCAGACTCCGTGGCCGTCCGTCGGCCGGCGATTGACTCGACCGGCGTGGCGGGCGACAGCGCGACGGGACAGGACATGACCCAGTACACGCTTGGTGGCACGGCAACGATGATGCCATCGCTCCGTTGGACGAACACCGTCATTGTCGGTATCGACGGCTATCGCATGCAGGGGTTGTCGACGGCGGGGCTGCCAATGCCGTCAACCTTTGGCAGTGCATTGGTGGACGGACAAGGCGGTGCCGACCGTGGCACGCTGCGGCTGCGCGCCGTGGGTCGCTACGACTTGTCGCCGCGCACGATGCTGGCGCTCACCTTTGCCGGAGAGCAGGCCTTCACGCGCGAGTTGATCGACGGCGAGGGACTGACACAAGTGGCTCGCGTCAATCTCGGTTTTGGTTCCTCGGCGCAGGCCTTTGCGCGCGGCGCCACGCCGCAGGCGTTGGTGACCCGGTGGGGTAACAGTGGCGGACTCACGGCACAGGCGAATCTGGCCTGGCGAGACCAGCTCTACCTGGTGGCGGGCGGTCGTGCGGAACGGACGGTCGGATTTACTGACACGCCGCAGAACGCGCTGCTGCCGATGCTTGGCGTCGCGTATGTTGGCGACGTCAACGGCGTGGTCGTCAAGCTGCGCTCCGCGTACGGTACCGGCATTCGACCCGCGTCCAGCATTGCGCGCGGAGCGACATGGATGGGGCGCGTGGTGAATGCCAGCGCCACCTCGCTGCAGCCGGAATCACAAACCGGCATCGAGGCGGGTATCGATGCGCTGTTCAGCCGCGCGCTGTCACTGCACGTGACGCGCTTCGATCAGCGCGCATCGGGACTCATTCAGCCCGTTGCCGGCACCTCCACCTACGCCACGGCCAACGGGGCGTTGGTGCGGCGGATGTCGTATACGCTGGAGAATATCGGGGCGATCACGAATCGCGGTTGGGAACTGCAGGCGCGTTCCACTGTCAATCGGCTGATGCTGGCGGGATCCATGACCGTGGTGGACAGTCGGGTCGATCAGTTGGCCCGCTTGTACGGCGGTGACCTGCGCGTGGGCGACCGCATGCTGGACGTGCCAGCGCGCACGTACAGTCTCAGTGCGACCTGGGTGGCGTCGCGTTGGAGCGCCAGCGCCATGATGACACGCGCCGAAGACTGGATTGGCTACGACCGCGTGGGTGTTGGCGCGGCGTTGTCGGATACCAGCCGCGAGCAGCCGTTGAACGGCCGGCAGCTGCGGAGCTTCTGGTTGAACTATGGCGGCGTGACGCGACTGCGCGGGAATATCAGCTATCGTCTGGTGCGCGAGTGGTCCGTGCTGCTTGGGGGCGACAACCTGCTCAACGTGCAACGCGGCGCGCCGGACAACGCGACCGTCACAGCCGGGCGCACGCTGACGCTCGGGTTCCGAGCAGGGTATTAA
- a CDS encoding FecR domain-containing protein — MVAFVGLRAWRSAGAVVQQAQVLATQVGQRDSLTLPDGSRIVLAPGSRLTVAVGYADGDRSVVLDGAAYFDVKHDDAHPFTVRARDAEIRDIGTSFVVKTDARGGVSVSVTHGIVAVRESSPSARPAVELRAGDRGVVSAGTVAVTRGTVTEDEMAWTRGQLTYRDAPLSEVQADLKRWYGINMLVADSALLRLTVTMPVQQDSARVVSTIAALLGADAEQRGDTVILRSVGRGTIP, encoded by the coding sequence ATGGTGGCGTTTGTCGGGCTTCGCGCCTGGCGGAGTGCCGGCGCGGTGGTGCAGCAGGCGCAGGTGCTGGCCACACAAGTCGGTCAACGCGACTCGCTCACGTTGCCGGACGGCAGTCGGATCGTGCTGGCGCCGGGAAGCCGTCTGACGGTTGCGGTCGGGTATGCCGACGGTGACCGATCCGTGGTGCTCGATGGGGCAGCCTACTTCGATGTCAAGCACGATGATGCGCATCCGTTCACCGTGCGCGCCCGGGATGCAGAAATCCGCGACATCGGCACCAGTTTTGTGGTGAAGACCGACGCCAGGGGTGGCGTTTCAGTGTCTGTCACCCACGGCATCGTGGCCGTGCGCGAATCGTCGCCGTCGGCGAGGCCGGCCGTCGAGTTGCGGGCCGGAGACCGCGGCGTCGTGAGTGCCGGAACCGTGGCGGTCACTCGCGGTACAGTGACGGAAGACGAAATGGCGTGGACCCGCGGTCAACTGACCTACCGGGATGCGCCGTTGTCCGAAGTGCAGGCGGATTTGAAGCGGTGGTATGGCATCAATATGCTGGTCGCGGACTCGGCGTTGTTGCGTCTCACCGTGACGATGCCGGTTCAGCAGGACTCGGCGCGCGTGGTGAGCACGATTGCCGCACTGCTTGGTGCCGACGCCGAGCAGCGTGGTGATACCGTCATCCTTCGTTCGGTGGGACGCGGCACGATACCCTGA
- a CDS encoding RNA polymerase sigma-70 factor: MTDSPNDRDLLARLREGDHQAFESIFRQWYEPVVRSASRVLRDVGVAEELSQDVFLELWRRRESLAPDSSVAGYLMQAVRNRALNHLRHLAVQKKSVVYVEAMSEPTEAADAQVQATELQSALTQAIAELPPRTREVFVMSRERGLRYSEIADALGVSVKAVEANMSRALRILRDRLAAFLPEHSAE, translated from the coding sequence GTGACCGATAGCCCGAATGACCGCGATCTGCTCGCACGTCTGCGCGAAGGCGACCATCAGGCGTTCGAGTCGATATTTCGGCAGTGGTATGAGCCGGTTGTCCGATCCGCCAGTCGGGTGTTGCGCGACGTCGGTGTCGCCGAGGAACTGTCGCAGGATGTGTTTCTGGAACTGTGGCGTCGTCGGGAATCGCTGGCCCCCGACAGCAGTGTCGCGGGCTACTTGATGCAAGCGGTTCGCAATCGCGCGCTCAATCATTTGCGACATCTGGCCGTCCAGAAGAAGAGTGTGGTGTACGTCGAGGCGATGAGCGAACCGACCGAGGCGGCGGATGCGCAGGTGCAGGCCACCGAATTGCAGTCGGCCCTCACGCAGGCCATCGCGGAGCTGCCGCCACGCACCCGGGAAGTGTTCGTCATGAGTCGCGAGCGCGGACTGCGCTACAGCGAGATCGCCGATGCACTCGGCGTATCCGTGAAAGCGGTGGAGGCGAACATGAGTCGCGCGCTGCGTATCCTGCGCGATCGACTGGCGGCGTTTCTGCCGGAGCATTCCGCCGAGTAA
- a CDS encoding lysophospholipid acyltransferase family protein, giving the protein MIHSLASTSGPDASQAPVPTSSGTSGVADWRLGPQTPQTKGWLLRRVGLWILTRAGWRFEGAMPDIPKFVAIVAPHTSNWDFPIGLAAKWALGFDTHWWGKDSLFAPPLGWFMRANGGIPVQRKQSSKVVETTIDAFRANDRFALALAPEGTRKKVTKWRTGFWHVAKGAQVPICCVAFDWPRKVIRLGPTTMPDEDDQAAGIARIRSYFANVRGYNPAQQA; this is encoded by the coding sequence ATGATCCATTCCCTCGCCAGCACATCGGGACCCGACGCGTCGCAGGCACCTGTACCCACGTCCTCAGGGACAAGTGGAGTGGCGGACTGGCGCCTTGGCCCGCAAACACCCCAAACGAAAGGCTGGCTGCTCCGCCGAGTCGGCCTGTGGATACTGACGCGCGCCGGATGGCGATTCGAGGGGGCCATGCCGGACATCCCGAAATTTGTCGCGATTGTCGCACCGCACACATCGAATTGGGATTTCCCGATCGGCCTCGCCGCGAAATGGGCGCTGGGATTCGACACGCATTGGTGGGGCAAGGACTCGCTGTTCGCGCCGCCGTTGGGGTGGTTCATGCGCGCAAACGGCGGCATTCCCGTGCAACGGAAACAGAGTTCCAAGGTGGTGGAAACCACCATCGACGCGTTTCGCGCGAACGACCGGTTCGCCCTGGCGCTGGCCCCCGAGGGCACGCGCAAGAAGGTGACCAAGTGGCGGACCGGATTCTGGCATGTCGCCAAGGGCGCTCAGGTGCCGATCTGCTGCGTGGCCTTCGACTGGCCCCGCAAGGTGATTCGTCTGGGACCAACCACCATGCCGGACGAGGACGATCAGGCGGCCGGCATTGCGCGCATCCGCAGCTACTTCGCCAACGTGCGCGGCTACAATCCGGCGCAACAGGCCTAG